One Nicotiana tomentosiformis chromosome 4, ASM39032v3, whole genome shotgun sequence genomic window carries:
- the LOC104089474 gene encoding AT-hook motif nuclear-localized protein 25-like: protein MDFNYTLGLGGGDSKEASDSDAGGSSGGGGAAGTSNRRPRGRPPGSKNKPKPPIIVTRDTPNALRSHVLEVSAGADVMESVSNYARRRGRGVCILSGSGTVNNVNIRQPASPAGSTVITLHGRFEILSLSGTILPPPAPPGSSGLSIFLSGGQGQVVGGSIVGPLMASGPVVLMAASFANAVFERLPLEEEEGVAAAAAATTQVHEQPAASQSSGVTGGGEGGHLVGTGAEGGGTGGGGAGGGMSFGNAPHSNYSFSPELLGWSGNAAPASGRPPF, encoded by the exons ATGGATTTTAATTATACTTTGGGACTCGGGGGCGGTGATTCAAAGGAGGCATCTGACAGTGATGCTGGTGGAAGCTCCGGTGGCGGCGGAGCAGCCGGGACTTCCAACCGCCGCCCTCGAGGCCGTCCACCTGGATCCAAAAATAAGCCCAAGCCTCCAATTATTGTTACAAGAGACACCCCTAATGCACTCCGATCTCATGTGCTTGAAGTTTCCGCGGGTGCAGATGTAATGGAAAGTGTGTCCAATTACGCTAGGCGAAGGGGGAGAGGTGTTTGTATTCTCAGTGGTAGCGGCACAGTCAATAACGTCAACATTCGTCAACCTGCTTCCCCTGCTGGGAGTACTGTAATTACACTTCACGGCCGTTTTGAGATACTTTCACTATCTGGGACTATTCTTCCTCCGCCCGCACCGCCCGGGTCGAGTGGACTCTCTATATTTTTGTCAGGTGGACAAGGCCAAGTTGTTGGAGGATCTATCGTTGGGCCTTTGATGGCATCAGGTCCTGTTGTATTGATGGCTGCTTCCTTTGCTAATGCGGTGTTTGAACGGCTGCCGTTGGAGGAAGAGGAGGgggttgctgctgctgctgctgctactaCACAG GTACATGAGCAGCCAGCTGCATCACAGTCATCAGGAGTAACCGGTGGTGGAGAGGGTGGACATCTAGTTGGAACTGGCGCCGAAGGtggtggtactggtggtggtgGTGCAGGAGGAGGTATGTCGTTTGGGAATGCACCACATAGTAATTACTCATTCTCACCTGAGTTGCTTGGATGGAGTGGCAATGCTGCACCTGCAAGTGGAAGGCCCCCGTTTTAG